The window TGACTGCATGGCAGAGGAGGATGAGGCACGTTATTTGTGAAGCTTTGAAAGAATCCCTGCCCAAAAGGACAGGAAGCTTGGGCGTCTACAATTCCACAGTAACTCACATACACAGAAGTGCTCATCACACATTTACCTTCCTAGATTTACCTTCTTAGAGGTTAAAACACTCTCAAAACTTTGAGCTTCACTGATTGATCTCTTAGATGCAAATCCTCAGCTTCAGGTCTTGTTCTACTGGAGGTCTGTGACTTCTATTCTAAGGTGAAGTTTATTTAGGCTTTCCAAACATGTGTGTACTTTCCTCATTTCTGATATTCATTATAAATCTTACAAAGttagaataaaattaattaaatattaatgaaattttgtttctttattaaaatatgctttatatacaagagatgaatgaaaatgaggacatgatTACTCCCAGGTATGGTTGAAGAGAAGGTTTGTATTGCATATATGAGGGAGAGGAccagactgaacatggccagcagaagAGAACAGAGCAtcaagagaggagggggagagtgagagaggaagagaaaaggagaagacaaGGAGGACAAAGAGAACCAAGAGCAGGGTGAAAATGGcaggattatatagggaagagaagctgggggaagggaagaaaattcaggggctggagaagatTAGGGAAGGGACTAGGAGAAGTGCTGGGAAGAGCCCACTGTTACTGGTAACTGCAATGCTGGGAGATGCTGGAAGAACCAGGCAGCCAGTGTCCACTTTGATATGATAATAGGCTTCTTGGTTAGCCATTTTTcctaggtttctttctttctttttttttttttctagtctatagccatttcaacatttttatcttCCAAGCTCTGAGCACTTCTAGTCCAAAGTTACAAATTCAAGTCCTAAGTTCCACAGTTATTCTCCACAAACCAACATTGTCAAGTCCATCACAACAATaccccacttctggtaccaatttatgttccagtttgctttcttatgctatgataaaacactggccAGGAAATACTCAGGGGAAGAAAGTGTTTCTTTAGCTTATGCTTGAGGGcacagttcatcattgagggaagccagggcaggaatgcAAGGCAGGAACGTGAAGTGGAAACTCGAAAGAATGccacttgtttttaaaaacacacacacacacacacacggactcttttatttttattatacatgtgCAGGACAGGCCCGGATCATAGCTCTTTGGGTTCAGCGAGATTTAACACTTCTGGAATTATCCCAGCCTGATGATTGCTCCCAGGCTCAGGTGGTGAAGTCGCTCCTGAAGGGTGGGTGCAAAGTGTGGGACTCTTGGGGATGCTTGTTGGAGCATTAGCTCTTGGCCACGTTTGCTGTGTTTGTGTGGATACTTGTGCTAACTCAGCTTCATGGAGATGCTGTGGGTTCTTTGTGGGCCTCAGGGCTGTGGCCTCTCAGATGCACCCTCTTCACCAGAAGGTGTTTAAGGGTCATCTCCAATCTGACACAATCTCTGCTTCTTGATTATGACAGAAATATCAAGTTGATTTCAGTGAATGGCCTATTTTTTACCTTGTCCAAGGTTTCTTCAGGACCTAACAGCATGAGATACAGCTATGAATTACTGCCTAATTTTCTATACTCAATTTATAACTGTCAAGTTGTTATGAAAAGAATTCAATTTCCCTAAATATTCATTTTGCCAGCAACACAGGCATATCTCTTTTATTTATGGACTTCCATCCTTTAAATTTCTGATTTCAGTGATACCAAgtacaaacacagaaacacagatgaGAGAGTTAATATAGGCATTACTTATCAAGTGATAAAAAGTGTGTGGCAATAagatataatattttattcacttGGATATTTTTTTCACAAAACTGCACACACATTTTGATATAACATAGCTTGACAACACGATGGAAGACAATGAATCTTGAAAAACAGCAAAGTGAAACATCCTGGGAGAAAtgactggaaaaaataaaaatataggtggctggagaaaaggcttagagatgaagagcactggctgctcttgcagaggactcgtGTTCAAGTCCCAACTCACCTATAGTGGCTATCAATTGCATGTAATTCTGGTTCCAAGGACTCTGACTCCTGCTCCTGGCCCATGTGGGCACCAAGCAGGAATgcagtacacagacatgcatgtaagcaaaacacactacatgtaaaataaaaaatgatttaaagaaaCCAAATATGTAGTCTTAGAGCATAAGATCATTTCACTAATAACCTGTCAGGGTAAGGAATCCGTGTGACAGAGGACACACCATATGAGAGTGAGTGGGATGTAAGTGTCtgaaaacatttccttaagagaaCAAGGCCTTCAATTGAACAATAGATGCCCAAATAGGAAAACAGATTTTGACATTATTAAAGCCACTGGATTTTATTGGACTTAAAGACAGTTTAATGGTAATtcggaaattaaaataaatctaaataaaactataaataaatatagaacaaATGGTTATGActgaacataaaaacaaaagtcctCAGGGCTtaagagatgggtcagtggttaaaagtattttctgctcttctagaggacctggtttcaaatCCCAACTCTCAAATGGTGGTTCAAAATTGCCTGGAAccccagttttaggggatctgatacATTTTGATCTTCATGGGGTACCAGATACTaacatggtacacaaacatacctACAGGCAAAGCACTCGCatacatcaaataaaataaaatgaataaatctttaaaaaataaaatgaaatagtaaGTCAAAAGACAGTCTACATTCATTGTCTCCTATATAATGAAAACCCTATGTTTTGTAGGGAGGAGTCTgaaattacttaatttttatcAGTCATTTTGAATGTAAACATGGCCAGGCAATATCAAAAGCACAGTGTAACATATCACAACAAGGAAGCATAATCCAGAATGAGAGAGCCTCTAGTCTACATATTAAACATTCCATTTGCTATTAGTTGGTTGTATTCTTAGATCATTCTTGATGTCTCTCCTcttgtttataatatttaaacCAGATATTTAGAATATTTCCAAAACCCATTATTCTATCATGTGCAAAAATATTTACAGcaacccatttaaaaaaataacctaaaaCACTTAACATAGCTTGTTCTCATTCATGCAAGTGATATAATTACTTCAGATATTAGATTTACAGAAATGTAAAACACTGAAGATgtcataaatataaacaaaaatatctgaATTTGAGGACTTCCTATTTTATCTGTGGACTATTAATGTAACATTTCCTATCATTTCTTTTACctctatataatttttttattcttactttttaaaaagaaaacaaactgttttcattttacataccaattccaattccagttccctctccctccccttctcccattccctcttcctaacctccccacatccactcctcagagagggtaaggcacagtGCTTTGAGGatggtccaaggccctctctactataccTAGGCTAAGCAAAGTatccatacaaagagaataggttcccacaaagccagtacaagcagtaggaataaatcctggtgccattggcAGTGGCCCTACAGTTTGCTACAGTCATTCAACTGTCGCCCACATTCAgcgggactagtttggacctatgctagTTCCTTCCTTGTGCAGCTGGAGTCAatgacctcccattagctcaagaaCCCTAAGCAAAAcacatatagatccacctggaaagagaaaatagacaagatcacctgacaaaattgggagcatgggagtgagaggagaagggagggtggatggggaagaggagggaagaaggggaagagaacttgagggaataggatagtcaagatgggggaaggacagatatgagagcaaccaaagaaatattttgattgagggagccattatggggcaaGAAAGTaacctggtactagagaaattaCCAAGAATCCACAAGATTGACCCCAGATAAtgccctaagcaatagtggactgggtgcccaaactggccttgccctgtagtcagattgatgaatatcttaaatgtcaccatagaactttcatccaacaattgatggaaacagagtcagagatgcacagtggagcactgggctgagctcgaaagtccagctgaagagttggaggagtgagaatatgaacaaagatgccaagaccatgatggggacacccattgCAACAGTCACATTATACTTTTAAGTAGAGTTTAAAATGTTACCAGGTAGAGTTACTTTTTGAAATGCATTCACTATAAGAGAGTttaatttattcataaatatattttgcaGTAAATTAACATTAAATATGTTTAACATCATGTTTCAATTACAATCATAACAGAAGCAGATATAATTAATTAAGAAgcattcagggtttttttttaagttgtgaaAGAAACTTTAAACTAAAGTTTAGTATCTGTTCACAGGAAACTCTCAGAAACAAAGATTTGCAGTTGTCAAGGTAGCTCAGCTGGTTAAGTACTTGCTGCTCAAACATAAATCTAACCTCTAGACCCTATATACAAAGCTGGCTGTGATGGCATGTGCTTTAGTGCCAGAGCAGTCTAATTGTGAACCCTAGAGCATCAGAAGCcactctcaaacaaacaaaatacaacgcaacaacaacaaaaagccaaggAAACACGGTGGACTGTATCTtaacctctggctttcacatgcacatgtacacatacacacacacacacacagagagagagagagagagagagagagagagagagagagagagagagatcgtgTAAGCAAAATCTAAGGGTTTTGAGTGAGATTTGCTATttgaaacaaaagtaaacaaactaaaaatcaaGAAGGATAATTACAACAGAAAATTCTGGACACTTGATCTCGAATCTGTTTGGTCTTCACCCCATAAACAATAGGATTGAGCAAAGGTGGGACAAGTAGGTAAAGGTTAGACAGGAGAATGTGAATGTAGGATGGAATGTGGAAGCCAAACCTATGTgtaaagaaggagaagaaggccAGGAGATAAAACTCCAAGAAGACACAAATGTGGGCAATGCATGTGTTAAAGGCTTTGAGTCTTGCTTCCTTTTGAGGCAGCTTGAAGACAGTTATAAATATTCTAATGTAGGAGAGTGTTATGAAAATTATGTCCAGTCCAAGTATAATGAAAGCCACAAAAAGACCATAGATCTTGTTGACATGAACATCTTCTACTGACAGCTTGACAATCGCCATGTGCTCACAGTATGAATGGGATACTACTGTGGTCCAGTAAAAATTCAACCTGCATTTGATGAGAATGAGACATGGAGCTACAAAGAGGGCAGCTCTGAGTGTGACTCCTACTCCTATTTGAGTGAGGAGTCGCTGAGTAAAAATCGATGCATGTCTTAGAGGATCACAGATTGCCACATATCGGTCCATTGCCATAGCAAACAAAATGCCTGACTCAGTACACTGGAATGTGTGAATTAACCACATCTGCAAGAGGCAGACATCAAAGTGTATGTTTGGATGGTGAAACCAGAATATTCCTAGCATTTTGGGTAAAATGcaagtactgagagcaatgtctGTTGCTCCAAGCATTGCTAGAAAGAGGTACATGGGTTCATGGAGGCTTCGCTCAACTTTGATGACAACTAGGAGCAGAAAATTCCCCAAAAGAGCGATGATGTACATGCAACAGAAAGGAATCCCAATCCAGAACTGCACTGACTCCAAGCCAGGAATTCCAACCAGAGTCAGCATTGAGGGCCTGAAGATGGAGCTATTGAAATGGGGCATGCTGCCTTAGGGACTGCGGGCATACGGCTTCTCAATTAGACCATTAGCACTTGTTGGGAacatttcttctgctttcagtTAGATTCACACAGAGACTGAGTGAATTTCACATGGCGGTTTTCAGATATAGACTTTTACTGAGGAGATCCATTCATGTACACCCAAGAGGTCTACATAAATTTTCTAAGTGTGAATGATTTATTTCAAAGTCCAGTTTTCGGCCCACCTCtctcactttcttctctttccatgtCCGTCTCATCACAAACATACATAATAGACATGCAGACGCTCCAAATAAAAGCTTATTAGGTATATTCTAGAAAGAAGAAGACatatttctgaatatttatgaaaaatattcacATGAAAGTGAGGATTGGTTTTCTGTGAAATATCTTCTCtgctatttaaatattaaatatcttcTTTTTTATATCATTGTCAAGAACTATTTATCCTCTTATTAGAGAAATCATAGAAGGGCAATAATATATGTTTACTGTTTCAGTAAGTGCTGAATGAAGAATAAATCATGAAGAAGCTTGcgattttttaatatttcattacaTGGATATTTGCTTATTTCATCTCCCCCTCTCTTAAAGTCCTCTTTTCCCCCACCCTGGTCATTTTACTTTAGTATATAATGCTGTATGAGATGTGcttatgtgtttaaaaatattatttcatatgtTTCCCATTATTGTGATTATTATGTTTAGCCTGGAATCTAATATTATTTGTTTCAATATAGTGAGGAAAATTGTCTTCAAATTTCAATCTAGCTCAATTTGGAGATCCACATAGGGTAATTTTTTCTTGGATGAAATGATATCTgcatggaggaaagggaagggaggcatGTAAGTGAAACTCAATCTCACAATGAGCAGAAAGCTACCATATAGAGATAACATTAACATTACTGGCTCATTATTTCAATATAGAGATAATATTAACATTACTGGCTCATTATTTCAATATAGAGATAATATTAACATTATTGGCTCTTGATTTCAATCATTCTTAAATACCTTTAGTCTTTGGGGAAATGTATCTTTTAATACTAcatggtatttaaaataaacatatatttatactttcacatatttttcttgtgttttaccCAACACAATCGTTTCTTGCTTAACTCCAAGGTCAAACATTTTCTCTATGAATTCTCCTCATTTTTAATCAGATGTTAAATTATTAAGAAGCTAGTATTTTTTTCGTTTTCTTGCTGATGGAGTATTTAATAATTGTAATATTTTAGAAACTAGTAAGTCAACTAGAGTTTACCTTCCATCTATTGGTTAAGTTTCAAAataatataactttttatctagcTGTGCTGTATGCCAGTTGTATACATGCAGGGAGGTCTGaaggattagaaaaaaaaacaatgaagctCAAAAATGCTAAAAGTCTTAGTTTCTTGATGTGTAAGTTTCATGGGTTTTATTATTGCCTGCTGTTCCTACAATGACCAAAAGTAGCTTACATACCTCTGTCCGTGAGAGACTAGAAGTAAAGATGGGAGGAATATCTACTAGATCAAGAGAAACTCAGCGCTGCCTTTTAACACTCTTCACATCTATGTCAAATGCTGTGGAAATCTTTACTTTCTTTAGATACTGTCTACTCTGAGGTGACATATAATTAGAAGTTTCCTCATGTGTACAGGGTCAATTCCCATAGTCTCTTCACACATTACCTGAGTATTTCCTTTGGAAGTTCAGAGGCATCCATGGGAATAcaattatgtttaattttttaacttcatTGTGTGAGTTCACATATTAATACCAGTGTAGCTTTTCAGAGGCAACTAAAGAACAAGATGCATGTTCAGCATAAAGAAGAGTATGGTACAATTCTCAATGAAGAGATGAGTTACCAAATAATCTTACAATCCCCATTTGTTAACGAATCTCTGTCTTAGTACTTACACAGAACCTGCACACATGAAGTATTACAGTGGTCCACAGTACTCCCCTCTTAACCCAAGTGACTCCAGTAATGTTCAGACAGGTTTTGAGGAGCAGACATCAGTCTCAACACAAGTTGACAAAGAAAGTCCTAGAAATGACATTAAACAAAGAGTAGTTTTTGTGGTTTAAATGATTTGCAAAAGTTATATCAACACCAGGGAGAAGCCAGGTCCAATTCTAGTACCACAGTACCAATACATTCAGGAAATTTCAATTTAACTTTGCAAAAGTGAGAGTGAGTTCAGCAACTGCTGTGAAAATATCACTGAGACATAGAGCTAAGCCCTTTCACTTTTGCAAATATTCCTTGCAgtcacatttacttttctcactaATCATAATTACTGATATCAACTGAGGAAACATGACTGATAGTCTTAGGTTGAGATTTTATGTGGAGTAAAAACACTGTAGTTGGAAAGAGGGGAAACTCCTTAGAATTAAGGAACAAATACAATCATAGAAGTCAAAGACTGACTTTCCTTCATTTTAATAACTattgcttttttcaagacaaggtttctctggagctttggagcctgtcctggaactagctgttgtagaccagtctggcctcgaactcacagagatctgctggcctctgcctcccatgtgttaggattaaaggcatgcatcgcTCCTGAGCAGCACAActgttacattttttaaagacacaaaGTGTCAAATACAAAGtgtgattcattttttaaaaatagctttattgattctttgagattGTATTTtggttgtatttatttgtttcccCCATCCTTCCATTGATAGATACACTACCACCATTCCGTACCCATTCAAAGTCTTCATTTTATTCATCCCTTAAATCCCACATAGTCACTTTAGTTCTGACCATTATTCTTAGGTGGGTGACCACTTATAGGGTTACAACCTTAAAGAaagccatctctttctctttggaaGCCATCAATTGCCACTATAGTGACATCTTAATACCACTATCTGGTGGCCCGGCCTCAGCAGTTTATGGTTCACAGTCACAGAGTCTGTGCTTACTAGACTTTTCTGTCTGAGGGGGTTAGGAAAAAAAGACACACTTTTTTCAGTGGATTCCTTTTGTATTCTCCATTCTTCCACAGTGTTCTTTTTTCTGCAGTTTCtataccccagcaaaatctttcaggcaatataaGAACCACAGTGTGGTTACATTCTAATATTCAAGTGAATGAATGTAagtaaaaaaatcatattttccaCATTCATAATGTGATTAAACATTTTTTgaattacaggtgaaaaacaaattatcccaagaattCACATATGGTGTGAGAAGTTTTtcttatgtgttgcttttattggttaatgaataaagaactgctttgagcctatggcaaggaaaaacagaactaggaggggaaagctaggctgtatgctgggaggaagaagggcggagtcagagagatgccatggagctgctgccagagtcagacatggcaaaattttgccagtaagccaccgCCATGTGGtttacacagattaatggagatgggttaaattaatctaagagttagtcaataagatgctaaagctaatgggccaagcagtgatttaattaatatggtttctgtgtggttatttaaggtctaagctagctgggtggccgggaaccaacaagcagcctccctctacacacacacatttctagcCAAGCAACTTGTTATGAGTTAATCATTTAGGCAAGCAAGCTAGTCTCAGTCAGGTATTTCACTACATTTTGCAGTTATAAAGAAAAgggccaattactttattacttatcttgaaaaatAGCCCTATAAGAAATCTTAAAGGAGTCACACAGtcaaacttttatatatgaaaaagaatcagtcagctctactttaaatctttagggtgctTTTCCACTCATCAGTAGTATTTTTGTATCAGGAGACTGAGAGCAAAAATGGTTATAAGGAGTTACTTATTGCCTTTGGCAACTAACCAACCATAGTAAGAAAAGTAGGTCAGTACCAGTTGGACTGCTTTGTATTTGTTCACTGACCTTGAGTTAGTTTGACAAATACAATGCTACTTGACAAAAACGTCTTTGTCtaactttaagttattttcaaagcttagTTTCAACTGCAATGCACTCCagaacctgtgaacacatctcccaagaTTAAGGCTAAAAGaatttaagctagctgggctACTGGGACTTAACTGTTTTGCTTGATCATTAGCATAACATAAAGCACAGTCTATATGACTCCTCAATAGAAACTCATGCGTTCTAActtttccttgctttattttttgtcatCAAATCTCTAAACAAATGaaagttattattgttgttattgtcattattatattattaattaaacAGCACAGCTCAAGAAGATATCATATTCATAATAATCTACAGATAAAAATCTCAGTAGAATAGGATGTTTCCACGTGATAAACACACcacattacaggcagtggggatctccTCAAATATATTTATACCATGCCAGAAGCcagaaaaaagcaacaacaaagataTAAATGCACAGAataagcaaaagacattctggagTCTGTGGTCTTGGGGCCTTGTCTATGTGAGATTCACCTATCAGGGATTCTCCTCCTGGTGGGATGACACCCTGAAGTCAGCTGCCACCTGCTGCTCTTCTGTGTCAGAGCCTTGTTTGGGCTGGCATCTTATGACTCAAATTCTTGCATCAATTTCCACAAGTATGTAGGGTCACATGACCTCACAAAGTGAAGGCTTCTCATTATGTTATGGCTGTCGGGTCCTAAAGCAGTAGAAACTCCGTAATGAATCAGATCTGACTTCTTACTTGCCAAGATCTGAGCTATTTACCAAAGGACATGTCACTAGAACATTTTGTGCAATAGTAAAGATTtttgttgtaggagctgtgggctgcattcttgccacccagctcccggatgcctggctagcttatgccccaaaataacaacacacaaactgtattcatataaacacggcttggcccattatatttagcctctgcctggctaactctcatatcttgcctagCACATAGTAacctgtgtagcatcagtcttaccagaaaagattcatcatgtctaacctggcagcttgcttcattgtgtctgctctggagaagggaggcatggcatctgagctcacttcctcttcctcccagcattctgttctgtttactccacccacctatgttctaacctatgaggccaagcagtttctttattaattaacc of the Chionomys nivalis chromosome 8, mChiNiv1.1, whole genome shotgun sequence genome contains:
- the LOC130880547 gene encoding olfactory receptor 52A5-like; its protein translation is MPHFNSSIFRPSMLTLVGIPGLESVQFWIGIPFCCMYIIALLGNFLLLVVIKVERSLHEPMYLFLAMLGATDIALSTCILPKMLGIFWFHHPNIHFDVCLLQMWLIHTFQCTESGILFAMAMDRYVAICDPLRHASIFTQRLLTQIGVGVTLRAALFVAPCLILIKCRLNFYWTTVVSHSYCEHMAIVKLSVEDVHVNKIYGLFVAFIILGLDIIFITLSYIRIFITVFKLPQKEARLKAFNTCIAHICVFLEFYLLAFFSFFTHRFGFHIPSYIHILLSNLYLLVPPLLNPIVYGVKTKQIRDQVSRIFCCNYPS